In Mycolicibacterium lutetiense, the sequence CACCGGCCCCCGCGGTCGGGCGTGTCGCCTTCGCGCACACTATCTCGCCCTGGAATTCAGTCGCGATCTAGTGTTGGGACCGGATGCGCCCGTGGGGGCGCGGGTCGTATGCCTGGCCAGGAATACCCGGCGCAAGGCAACCCGAACAGTATGCCTTAGATCCGGGCATGCTCCAAATCCACGATCGAGCAGGTCGGGGACCGGCCGGATGCAGTCCGCTTATGTAGCGCCATGGCGGAAAAATGCTCGTCCGGCCGCCACCGCGCTTCGCACGCGACAGCCCCGTTCCACCGAACTTACTTCTGAGTAAGGTATGGCGCATGACGCAGTCTCCTGTGAGGACACCCAGCGCTACCTATAAGGCATGGAAGAAGTTGTCACCGCTGCCCGGTGGCAGCTGGGCGTTCTCCGCGGCGGCCATGGCCCGGGTGCCCTATTTCGCCTCGATCCTCCCCCACGTCGTCCGCATGGAGCCCGGCCTGGCCGAGGTGACGGTGCCGAAGTGGTTCTACGTCTACAACCACCTGCACACCGTGCACGCGATCGCATCGTGCAATGCCGCCGAGATGGCGATGGGCATGCTGATGGAGGCCACGGTGCCGACGACCCACCGCTGGATCCCCAAGGCGATGAACGTTCAGTACCTCGCCAAGGCCACCACCTCCCTGCAGGCCAGGGCCGAGCTGACCCCGCCGGATTTCGGCACCATCACCGAAGGCACCGACATCGTGGTGCCGGTCAGCATCACCGACCGCCACGGCGTCGAGGTGGTGCACGCCGACATCACCACCTGGGTGACACCGGTCTAGCGGTCCTGTTCCAGCGGCGCTAGTCGAGATAGGTGCCGTGACCCTCGCGCACCAGCGCGCCGTCGAACAGCAGCACCTCGTTGACCAACCCGCCTTTCTGATTGCGGTAGTGGATCACCAGGGCCGACTCGCCACGGTATGTGGCGAGCACCTCGAAATGCAGATCCGGCATCCCGACGAGCGCAGTGGTCCAGTAGTGCCGCAGCGCATCCTTGCCCCGCACCACACCCCCGGTCTCGGGCAGGAGACGCGCCGCGACCGGCGAACTGAACAACACATCGTCGTGAAAGTGCACCAGCACCGCCTCCACGTCGTGCGCATTCCATGCGTTCACCCATTCCTCGGCGAACGCATGTGGATCCGGTGTCGCCATCGAGTTCACTTCTCCCTCAGCCCGGCCCAGAAGGGGCATTGATGCTCGCGTGCATAGCCACTGTCGACACGACTGCCGTCGGCCTGCAACGACATTCGGGCGCCGTCGCCCCCCGGATCGAAGCCTGGCCAGCCCGGCTGACCATCGACCGCAGGATTGCCGGTGCGCACGAAAGCGCTCCAGTAGTCGATCATCTGGTCCGAGAGCCGTTGCTGTGCCGGAGCCAACGGGGGCGCCCCACCGACGTCGAACAGGTAGCGAAGCTCCAGCGAGTGACTGGCGCCGACCGGGAAGGGCAGAGTTCGCAGAACTTCCGGCGCCGGGGCGGAGCGATCGTTGAACTCGTAGGCATAGACCGGCCGGGTCCGGGACAGCTCACCGGCCATCCGCTCCGAGACGCAGGCAAAGGCACCGTCGGTCACGGCCGCCGAATATGCCTGTGCCACGCCGCCGTACCGATCGATCGGGTAGTGCGCGCCGACCGCTGCAGCGTCGACGCCGAAGGTCTCGGACAGGAGTCGCGGATAATCCGCCGCCGAGTAGCGCTGACCGTGCCGCAGATAGCGCAGGGCTACGAACAACGTGAACTCATCTCGGGTGGTGCCGAGTAGCACCGGCACCGGATCGGCGCGGTCAGATCCGAATGCCGCCAACGGGTCCTGAGGAATCAACGCCGAACCGGTGACCGGACCGGTCAGCTCGTCGCTGCCGATATTGAAGTACCACACCGGCTTTCGTAACCGGTCCACCGGCAGTGCCCGCAAGCAGGTGGCCGCCACCACGAGATCGGGACATCCGACCGCGGCCGCGTAATCGGATGAGCGTCGCGTCGCGGTGGCCAGGCCGGCCTGCGCCTGGCACGGTGCGCTCATCAGGATCGCAGCCCGGAACAATCCCGTCGAACCCGGCGAAACCAGATGGTCACACACCGACATTCCACCCGCGGATTCCCCGGCAACGGTGACCTTTTCGGGATCGCCACCGAAATCGGCGATGTTGTCGCGGACCCACCGCAGTGCCGCCTGCTGGTCGGCCAGGCCGTAGTTGCCGATGTCACCAGCGGACCCCAGGGCCGGATGAGCCAGGAACCCCAACGTGCCGAGGCGGTAGTTGATCGTCACCACCACGATGTCACCGCGCACGGCCAACCGCGCCGCGTCGTAGATACCGCTGCTGCCGCCCGCGAACGCGCCGCCGTGGATCCACACCATGACGGGGCGCAACTTATCCGAGACCGGCGGCGTCCAGACGTTCAGACTCAGGCAGTCCTCGGCGGTGTTGGCCCCGCGTTCGGGATCCAGATCGGGGTCCTGGATGCACCGCGGCCCGGGCCGGGTGGCGTCGCGCTCCCCCGGCCATCCCGGCGCGGGGCCCGGCGCGGCGAACCGCATGGGCCCCACCGGCGCGGCGGCGTACGGCACGCCGGCGAACAGGCGGTGGTCGGATGCCACTGTGCCGCGCAGGGTTCCGGCTGCGGTCTGGACGAGCGCCGGGTTCCGCCCCTGCCCGTGCCCCGGCGGATGAACGGCCGGATCACTCGGCGTCGCACCGCGACCGCCACCCCACGCACAACCTCCGACCAGCATCGCCAGCACTGCCAGCAACGCGACGACGCGACGCCCGGACCGCATGCCAGCGAGCGTACGGGGCGGATCGCCAAAATCAGCTCCCTTACGTGGCGCCGATCACATATGGTGGTAGTTGACACCCGTCAAGTCCCGGTAGTGAGGAGTCCGAATGAGCGCGCCGACGATGGATGACGCCGCGAAGGTGCTCGCCGATCCGGCGGCTTACGCCGACGATGCACGCCTGCACACCGCGCTGACCCATTTGCGCGCCAACAATCCGGTGGCCTGGGTCGACAACCGGCCCTATCGACCGTTCTGGGCGATCACCAAGCATGCCGACATCATGGCCGTCGAGCGCGACAACGAGCTCTTCATCAGCGAGCCACGCCCGCTGCTGGCCACGGCGGCCGCCGACGACATGGCCAAGCAACAGCTGGAGGCCGGCATGGGCCTCCGGACGCTGATCCACATGGACGACCCGCACCACCGCAAGGTTCGGGCCATCGGCGCGGATTGGTTCCGCCCCAAGGCAATGCGAGCGCTCAAGGTCCGCGTCGACGAGCTCGCCAAACGCTATGTCGACAAGATGCGCGACATCGGGCCCGAGTGCGATTTCGTCACCGCGATCGCCGTCGACTTCCCGCTCTACGTGATCATGTCCCTGCTCGGGCTGCCCGAGGATGACTTCGCTCGCATGCACATGCTGACCCAGGAGATGTTCGGCGGCGACGACGAGGAGTACCAGCGCGGCAAGTCCCTGGAGGACGGCCTGGCGGTCCTGCTGGATTTCTTCGCCTACTTCTCATCGCTGACCGCGTCGCGCCGCGCCAACCCGACTGAGGATCTGGCCTCGGCCATCGCCAACGGCACCATCGACGGGGAACCGCTGTCCGACGTCGACACCGCCTCCTATTACGTCATCGTCGCCAGCGCCGGACACGACACCACCAAGGATGCGATCTCCGGCGGATTGCACGCGCTCATCGAGAACCCTGACCAGCTCGCCAGGCTGCGCACGCAGCCCGAGCTGATGGGCACCGCCGTCGAGGAGATGATCCGGTGGACCACCCCGGTCAAGGAATTCATGCGCACCGCCACGGCCGACACCACCGTGCGCGGCGTGCCGATCGCCAAGGGCGAATCCGTCTATCTGGCCTACGTTTCGGGTAACCGTGACGAGGAAGTCTTCGACAATCCGCACCGCTTCGACGTCGGACGGGACCCGAACAAGCACCTGGCGTTCGGATACGGCGTGCACTTCTGCCTGGGGGCAGCACTGGCCAGGATGGAGATGAGCAGCTTGTTCACCGAGCTCCTGGGCCGACTGGACTCCATCGAATTGGCCGGCACGCCAGAGCTTTCCGCGACCACGTTCGTCGGCGGACTCAAGCACCTGCCGCTTCGTTACTCGCTGCGCTGACGCTCGGGCCGCCGGTGGGTGGCCAGGAAGCCATCCACTGCTGCGCGCACGCAGGCGGTGTAGTCGAATCCCGGCAGCGTGCTGAGCTTGCCCAGCACGATCGGACCCAGCAGCAGCGCGGCAGCCTGCGTGCGATCCACCTCACCGAGTTCGGCGATAGCTTCGGGACTGTCGAAGATCGCCTCGAACGGCACCGCATACTGCTCGGCCACCCGCTCACGCAGGGTCCGCACCTCGGCGCTGTCACCGGTCCGCCACGGCAGTTGTTCCATGTCGCCGCCGAGCGCCAACCATGACATCGCGGTGATGCTGATCGGAGCCTCGGCGATCGAGTCGGCCTGCGCCTGAACCAGCGCGATCAGCCGGTCCCGCAGCGGGCCGTCCTCCGGTGGCATCGGCGCAGCGGGGATAAGGGCTCGAAATGCCGCGGCCAGCAAGTCATTTCCACTCGGGAAGTGCCGGTACAACGTCGCCCTGGCCACATTCGCAGCCCTGGTGACCGCGTCGACCGTCACCGCACTCGGACCACCTGACCGCAACAGCGTCGTCGCCGCATCGAGCAACCGGGCTCGCGATCGGGCCGGACGTGGGTCACCGCTGTCGGCAGTCATCTCCGTCACCTCCAGAAAGCATACTTACCGTCTCGCTCCGAGACTGCTAGTCTCGAAAGTTCGTCGACCAAGGAGTGCCCAGCATGACCGACACCCTCGTCGAGCCTGGCCAGGATATCGACCCAGGCATGGCCGAGTTGTCGATCCGCCAGCGTTACTGGCTACTCGTCGTCGCGTGCCTCGATGTATCGATCGTCGTCTCATCGATGGTGGCCCTCAACGCCGCGCTGCCCGACATCGCCACCCAGACCTCCGCCACCCAGGCCCAACTCACCTGGGTGATCGACGGGTACACCCTGGCATTGGCATGCCTGCTACTCCCGGCCGGCGCCATCGGAGATCGCTACGGCAGGCGCGGCGCGCTGCTGATCGGGCTCACCGTCTTCACCCTGGCATCGGCGGCACCGCTGATCTGGGACGATCCGGTTCAACTGATCGTGGCACGCGCCATTGCCGGAGCCGGAGCGGCATTCATCATGCCCGCCACCCTGTCGATGCTCACCGCCGCATTCCCGAAATCGGAACGCAACAAGGCAATTGGTATCTGGGCTGCCGTCGTCGGATCGGGTGCCATCGCCGGATTCCTGGTCACCGGCGGGCTCCTTCACTTCTGGCCCTGGCAGTCCATCTTCCTGACATTCACCATCATGGCCGTCGCCATGTTCATCCTCACCTGCACTGTCGCGTCATCGCGGGACCCCGACGCCGCGCCGCTGGACTGGATCGGCGCGATCCTCATCGGAGGTGCGGTGGCCGTGTTCGTCCTCGGCGTGGTGGAGGCACCGGTCCGCGGCTGGACGCACCCGATGGTCTGGGGCTGCATGATCGCCGGGATCGCCCTGGCCGCCCTGTTCACCATCACCCAACTGCGGCACCGTCACCCGCTGCTCGACGTCCGACTGCTCCGCAGGCCCGACTTCGCCACCGGATCGATCGGGGTGACGTTCCTGTTCTTCGCCAATTTCGGATTCTTCTTCGTCAGCATGCAGTTCATCCAGCTGGTGATGGGCTACAGCCCGATCCAGACTGCATTTGCGCTGTGCCCCTTGGCCCTTCCCGTACTCATCCTCGGCGCCACCACCCATCTGTATCTACCCCGGATCGGGTTGCGGATGGCCGTCTTCGGCGGCCTGCTGCTGATAGCGACCGGCCTGATGTGCATGCGCCTGCTCGAACTCGACTCGTCCTACCTGGACTTCACCTGGCCGCTCCTGATCATGAGCACCGGAATCGGATTGTCCACCGCCCCGGCGACATCGGCCATCATGGGCGCGGTTCCCGACGAGAAGCAGGGCGTGGCGTCTGCCGTCAACGACACCGCCCGCGAAATCGGTGCCGCCCTTGGCATCGCGGTATCCGGTTCGATCCTGGCCGCGCAGTACCAGGACCACCTCGCCCCCGCGTTGGACAGCATTCCCGACACTCTGCACGGCCCGGTGACGAACTCGTTGGCCGAGGCACTCACGGTGTCCGAGCACCTGGGTCCACAAGGCGCGGCATTCGCCCGGTTGGCCCAGCAGGCGTTCCTGGAGGCGACCAACTCGGCCCTGTTGGTGATGGCGGCAGTACTGGGAGTGGCCGCGGTCTTCGTCGCCGTGTGGGCGCCCGGCCGTGACGGCCGGCAGATCGCTGTGGTGCGCCGGTTCAGGTCGAGAGAAACTCCGCAGCCCGATGACCGATCATGGCAATGGTCGCGTGGGGGCCGCGGCTGGTGATGGCCGGCATGATCGACCCGTCCACCACCCACAGCCCCTCGACCCCCAGCACCCGGCAAGTCGGATCGAGTACCGCCTCAGGTCCTGTCCCCATCGGAGCAGTGCCGGCCAGATGCTGCGATGTCGACCATGACGCATCACCGACTTCAGCTGTGTGACTGACCAATTCGCGAGCAAGCTCAGTTCCCCGACGCAGCGTCTCGACATCTTCGGCCACCGTGTCGTAGCGGTGCTCGATCACCGGCGCCACCTTCGGGTCGGCCGACGCCAACCGGACCCGGCCCCGCGACTGCGGCCGCATCAGCGCCACCCCGAGGTGCGGAAGTTCGGCAGGGTCATGGCCGTGCCCGTGCACCATGGCCGCGAAGCCGGCGGTGTACGGACGCACCTCGATGCCATCGGCGGTGCTGAGCACGGCCTCCAGCGGCGGCAGGTCGCGGGTCGGCGTCCAGGAAACGGGTAGCACCCATTCCGGATGGTCCACCGTGTTCATACCCACCGGAACCCCGGAGATCACCTCGATGCCGAGCGCCTCCAGCTCGGCCGACGGCCCGATTCCGGACAATAGCAACAGGTATGCCGATCCGATTGCACCGGCACACAGGACAATTCGATCGGCATGCAGAACGGAGCCGTCACCGCACTGAACTCCGACAGCTCGATTCGCGCGGAACAGCACGCGGTCAACCCGGGTGTCGGTCAGCAGCCCCAGATTCGGCCGGCCCAGGGCTGGCTGCAGGTAGGCACCTCCTGGCCCAACCCTGTTGCCGCCGTTGATGTTCAGCGGAACCGCCCCCACCCCCGCAGGCAGCATCGCACCGGTATCCGAGCCGTTCAGGTCGTCGATCCAGCCGAATCCGGCACTCGCCGCTGCATCCACGAATGATGCTGTGCACCCGTCGAATTCACGTACCCGACGGACAGTTATCGGGCCACCGCCCCCGTGCAGGGCGGTGTCGAAATCCAGGTCGGTCTCGATGGCGC encodes:
- a CDS encoding hotdog fold domain-containing protein translates to MTQSPVRTPSATYKAWKKLSPLPGGSWAFSAAAMARVPYFASILPHVVRMEPGLAEVTVPKWFYVYNHLHTVHAIASCNAAEMAMGMLMEATVPTTHRWIPKAMNVQYLAKATTSLQARAELTPPDFGTITEGTDIVVPVSITDRHGVEVVHADITTWVTPV
- a CDS encoding nuclear transport factor 2 family protein gives rise to the protein MATPDPHAFAEEWVNAWNAHDVEAVLVHFHDDVLFSSPVAARLLPETGGVVRGKDALRHYWTTALVGMPDLHFEVLATYRGESALVIHYRNQKGGLVNEVLLFDGALVREGHGTYLD
- a CDS encoding carboxylesterase/lipase family protein, with product MRSGRRVVALLAVLAMLVGGCAWGGGRGATPSDPAVHPPGHGQGRNPALVQTAAGTLRGTVASDHRLFAGVPYAAAPVGPMRFAAPGPAPGWPGERDATRPGPRCIQDPDLDPERGANTAEDCLSLNVWTPPVSDKLRPVMVWIHGGAFAGGSSGIYDAARLAVRGDIVVVTINYRLGTLGFLAHPALGSAGDIGNYGLADQQAALRWVRDNIADFGGDPEKVTVAGESAGGMSVCDHLVSPGSTGLFRAAILMSAPCQAQAGLATATRRSSDYAAAVGCPDLVVAATCLRALPVDRLRKPVWYFNIGSDELTGPVTGSALIPQDPLAAFGSDRADPVPVLLGTTRDEFTLFVALRYLRHGQRYSAADYPRLLSETFGVDAAAVGAHYPIDRYGGVAQAYSAAVTDGAFACVSERMAGELSRTRPVYAYEFNDRSAPAPEVLRTLPFPVGASHSLELRYLFDVGGAPPLAPAQQRLSDQMIDYWSAFVRTGNPAVDGQPGWPGFDPGGDGARMSLQADGSRVDSGYAREHQCPFWAGLREK
- a CDS encoding cytochrome P450, which codes for MSAPTMDDAAKVLADPAAYADDARLHTALTHLRANNPVAWVDNRPYRPFWAITKHADIMAVERDNELFISEPRPLLATAAADDMAKQQLEAGMGLRTLIHMDDPHHRKVRAIGADWFRPKAMRALKVRVDELAKRYVDKMRDIGPECDFVTAIAVDFPLYVIMSLLGLPEDDFARMHMLTQEMFGGDDEEYQRGKSLEDGLAVLLDFFAYFSSLTASRRANPTEDLASAIANGTIDGEPLSDVDTASYYVIVASAGHDTTKDAISGGLHALIENPDQLARLRTQPELMGTAVEEMIRWTTPVKEFMRTATADTTVRGVPIAKGESVYLAYVSGNRDEEVFDNPHRFDVGRDPNKHLAFGYGVHFCLGAALARMEMSSLFTELLGRLDSIELAGTPELSATTFVGGLKHLPLRYSLR
- a CDS encoding TetR/AcrR family transcriptional regulator, producing MTADSGDPRPARSRARLLDAATTLLRSGGPSAVTVDAVTRAANVARATLYRHFPSGNDLLAAAFRALIPAAPMPPEDGPLRDRLIALVQAQADSIAEAPISITAMSWLALGGDMEQLPWRTGDSAEVRTLRERVAEQYAVPFEAIFDSPEAIAELGEVDRTQAAALLLGPIVLGKLSTLPGFDYTACVRAAVDGFLATHRRPERQRSE
- a CDS encoding MFS transporter, which gives rise to MTDTLVEPGQDIDPGMAELSIRQRYWLLVVACLDVSIVVSSMVALNAALPDIATQTSATQAQLTWVIDGYTLALACLLLPAGAIGDRYGRRGALLIGLTVFTLASAAPLIWDDPVQLIVARAIAGAGAAFIMPATLSMLTAAFPKSERNKAIGIWAAVVGSGAIAGFLVTGGLLHFWPWQSIFLTFTIMAVAMFILTCTVASSRDPDAAPLDWIGAILIGGAVAVFVLGVVEAPVRGWTHPMVWGCMIAGIALAALFTITQLRHRHPLLDVRLLRRPDFATGSIGVTFLFFANFGFFFVSMQFIQLVMGYSPIQTAFALCPLALPVLILGATTHLYLPRIGLRMAVFGGLLLIATGLMCMRLLELDSSYLDFTWPLLIMSTGIGLSTAPATSAIMGAVPDEKQGVASAVNDTAREIGAALGIAVSGSILAAQYQDHLAPALDSIPDTLHGPVTNSLAEALTVSEHLGPQGAAFARLAQQAFLEATNSALLVMAAVLGVAAVFVAVWAPGRDGRQIAVVRRFRSRETPQPDDRSWQWSRGGRGW
- the mftG gene encoding mycofactocin dehydrogenase MftG, coding for MERDVLIVGAGSAGSVLAERLSADPSCRVTIVEAGPAPSDPRVAAQITDALRLPIGAASSVVRHYASVLTDNPPRHTEIIRGSVVGGSGAVNGGYFCRGLPTDFDTWAVPGWSWQDVLPHFRAIETDLDFDTALHGGGGPITVRRVREFDGCTASFVDAAASAGFGWIDDLNGSDTGAMLPAGVGAVPLNINGGNRVGPGGAYLQPALGRPNLGLLTDTRVDRVLFRANRAVGVQCGDGSVLHADRIVLCAGAIGSAYLLLLSGIGPSAELEALGIEVISGVPVGMNTVDHPEWVLPVSWTPTRDLPPLEAVLSTADGIEVRPYTAGFAAMVHGHGHDPAELPHLGVALMRPQSRGRVRLASADPKVAPVIEHRYDTVAEDVETLRRGTELARELVSHTAEVGDASWSTSQHLAGTAPMGTGPEAVLDPTCRVLGVEGLWVVDGSIMPAITSRGPHATIAMIGHRAAEFLST